Below is a genomic region from Isachenkonia alkalipeptolytica.
CTCCCTTTTCCTTGAGCTGTACTTTTCGTCATGTACCTTTTATTATATTACAAGGTTGTTAAGGATTGGACATTTTCTATGGAAAAACAGGAAATAATTGAAAATTAAGAGTTTAGTACTATATGACTTTGGTACCAAAGCCCCTTCCCCTCCACCGGAAGAAAAAAGCTCACCGGAAAAAGGTGAGCTTTTTTCTTCATTCCTTCTAGTTTCTTCCCCGTCCTCTTCCGGGATTGGGCTGGAAACTATGGGGCGGTCGATTGCCTCTCATTAGACTTGGAGACAGCTCATAAACCCCTTCATTTCCTGCATAGTCTTCGATCATGATTTCCACTTTTTGATTCGGTCTAAATTCAAAGTCTTCAATGACGTATTCCTGTTCTCGAGCTATAAAGTCTTCATACACTTCACCATCTACCCGAAGTTCCATGTATACCGGTCCCACACCTTCATCGGATACGGTCCAGCTAAGTTCTTTCGCGTCTTGATCATATTGTACTTCCTCCGCTACCGGCGCCTTAGTATCCACCAATAGAGAGATCTGCTTGGTTTGCCATACAGCGTCTTCATAATGAGGTAGGGCGGCGATCTCATAGTAGTACTGACCGTCCTCTACGATATTGCCCTCATCGTCCATTCCGTCCCAGCCAAACTCTTCGATATAGTATCCGGGATTGTTGGCAAAGGATTTTCGTAGCCATTCTTCGGTATGAATTTCCCGCACAACCTCCCCGTCTTCATTGAGGGCTCTGAACTCGATCTTCGCTGCATTACGCATCATGGAGAATACGGGAATCGCCATATACCTTGCATCTTCATTTCCCGGGGAGATGGCGATGCGGTCAATCAATCCTTCATCTTCATATTCGGGATCGAATCCAAGGATGAATCCGTCCTGGTCTACCAGTACTCCGTTTCCGAATACCGAGGCTTCTCCGTAGTAGTCAAATCCGTCCAGAACTCGCGGACTGTTTTCTCCCGCCCAGTCGCCGTAGAAGCCCACATAGGGGACTACCAGATCAAGTCCTCCCCCTCCGTCAACGTCGTCCTGATCGATTAATCGAATGAATCCTTCCACAAATAAATTCGGATAATCCACCACCGGATACTCTTCATATCCTAAAGAAGGATGGAAGGCGGGGATTTTTGCTTCGGAAATATCCACGGTTACCGTAACGGTTTCCGTTGCTCCCGGCTCAATGGTTACTTCCTCATCACCGGTAACGACGGCGTCCACTAAGGGGGCACTGTCCATCCACTGCCACATTAATACCGCAATCAACTCATCCACAATCACGTCCACTTCCACATCATAGGTTACCGCTTCCTCACTATGATTGGTGGCCTCTAAGGTCATGGTGAACTCCTCTTCCTCAAAGTCCCGAAGCTGTACCTTGGCTTCGCCGTCATACTCGTTAACTACGGTTACCGGAGACATAATCGCCTTATCCGGTCGAATCATACCCGCCCCTTGTCTTCTCGGGGAGTACAGGTTACCGAAGGGGTCTTCTATGGGATCCGCCGTATTCATATGACGAATCTTAGACATTTCCGCTACGTCTTCTCGGTCCATGCCTTCGTTTAATAGATATTGCTGTACCAAAGCCGTACTTCCCGCCACATGGGGAGCCGCCATGGAGGTTCCGCTCATGGAGCCGTACTGACCGTCTAATAGGGTGGAGTAAATCATTCCACCGGGGGCGGTGACTTCCGGCTTCATATCCAAGGTCGGGGTGGTTCCCCAGGAAGTAAAGGCGGACATTTCACCTGCGGTTGGATTCGGCGCTTCAATGGTTCCGTCGGGGAAGTTCAGAGTTATCGGCTCTTCCAATTCCGCCAGTTCCGAACCTGGTTCTGAACCGATAAACATCGCCGGTATTTCTCCATTGTCCGGATACTGCATATTAATCAATTCATTGGTTCCGTCATTATTGAATATGATTACCGCCTTTGCCCCGGCTTCCTGGGCATTCATAATCTTTGCGGTAAAGGGGAATTTCCCTCTGGAAATTAAGGCAACTTTTCCTTCTAAATCCAGTCCCTCGAAATCATTTTGAGGTTCCAGGTCTGCTTCGATATAATCCTCTTCCACGCCACCAAGACCTGCATAAACATATTCTTCTTCCTCTAATACATCGGGAATGTAAAAGGGTCCCGCAGGTGTGTAAGGTGCCTGGATTTCTTCTCCGTCGATTTCATAGGTTAAATAATTGTTCAGGGTTGCCACATTATCCATGGATGCCACGGATATGGAGTCCTTATTTAATGACGGGGCGCCCACAAGACCGACATCGGGATTTTCTCTCCAAGGGAATCCGATGCCATCGGTGGAGTAGGCGGAGTTCCCTGCGGAGATGGCAAATACCACGCCGTCTTCCCGGGCATTGGTAATCATCTCGTCCACGGCGCTATTGGGCTGATAGAAGGAAGCCACCGCACCAAGACTCATGTTTACCGCGTCCACACCGATTTTCAGTGCGTC
It encodes:
- a CDS encoding S8 family serine peptidase codes for the protein MYYSKRKLAGVLVLLLVLSSLSMLGATPENHERNQVLENYLQQETELSDTPNRLNPEDFTTWDPDKEYRVIVQLTGDAAIEESKDMDEKYHELPAGIRKNLERGILGEQQGIIKMLERRGFDIEVLHNYIVGINGFSALAKGHEIEALKEVPQVKDVFISNEYERPDPTPEMEFTHGMIGSEAVWSELGYQGEGMVVAVVDTGIQWTHPDFNPDYEDYDLVVDEAHIDELELVGEYKTPKVVYGYNYFDNQQTVEDMNGNHGQHVAGTVAADGEIRGVAPKAQLVDIQVFSEDPETPSTSDDIYLRGIEDALKIGVDAVNMSLGAVASFYQPNSAVDEMITNAREDGVVFAISAGNSAYSTDGIGFPWRENPDVGLVGAPSLNKDSISVASMDNVATLNNYLTYEIDGEEIQAPYTPAGPFYIPDVLEEEEYVYAGLGGVEEDYIEADLEPQNDFEGLDLEGKVALISRGKFPFTAKIMNAQEAGAKAVIIFNNDGTNELINMQYPDNGEIPAMFIGSEPGSELAELEEPITLNFPDGTIEAPNPTAGEMSAFTSWGTTPTLDMKPEVTAPGGMIYSTLLDGQYGSMSGTSMAAPHVAGSTALVQQYLLNEGMDREDVAEMSKIRHMNTADPIEDPFGNLYSPRRQGAGMIRPDKAIMSPVTVVNEYDGEAKVQLRDFEEEEFTMTLEATNHSEEAVTYDVEVDVIVDELIAVLMWQWMDSAPLVDAVVTGDEEVTIEPGATETVTVTVDISEAKIPAFHPSLGYEEYPVVDYPNLFVEGFIRLIDQDDVDGGGGLDLVVPYVGFYGDWAGENSPRVLDGFDYYGEASVFGNGVLVDQDGFILGFDPEYEDEGLIDRIAISPGNEDARYMAIPVFSMMRNAAKIEFRALNEDGEVVREIHTEEWLRKSFANNPGYYIEEFGWDGMDDEGNIVEDGQYYYEIAALPHYEDAVWQTKQISLLVDTKAPVAEEVQYDQDAKELSWTVSDEGVGPVYMELRVDGEVYEDFIAREQEYVIEDFEFRPNQKVEIMIEDYAGNEGVYELSPSLMRGNRPPHSFQPNPGRGRGRN